The following proteins come from a genomic window of Caloenas nicobarica isolate bCalNic1 chromosome 24, bCalNic1.hap1, whole genome shotgun sequence:
- the HROB gene encoding homologous recombination OB-fold protein isoform X2: MAGHLQKLFGADGDLADEDFLSAVEDAENQFMVPGRLSPGGGSVPPSLQPLRPLGPQLGHCPGKTPGLRPLARQGEQPGGCRGPPAGAAARQDELDNELFLAACMELEGPEAPVGAGAARPPPRRWEKPPETRAGQESPPARAAPKKLRVGEELVSPGCGGGEHRQDPLPAPQAAPASRLVLRPSTAGAGPSGLPTPLGKPGGSWASSPTARRPAPRPLQVSPCQLGASSSSVGLQVPQLLPTNPPALMSSVEPPPRQPPRPPLGSLQTPVVTNHLVQLVTAASKAPGAAPRLPPQGSTRRFPGPAGILPQQWEAPGGDPCLHPPNASSRGCGEAAVGGIAQLLTTHRRGFWEGALACHEDRAGAGREGPWLLPQDLQCGHGAAEGSLEAAPEEQGPQHGCDDQDADQDQCRCRCRVQGPDRRDAGDSASPAAGREAERAQARLSAAPEAGQCLLPIPPQPLPQRHPQQPAQDLPTRAREQLPAAIASTAGGPGWAAPGPPCTAPRGCPCPWGLGTIRNRQLQHRAVSWGLLPASAEPQAQAR, encoded by the exons ATG gCCGGACACCTCCAGAAGCTGTTTGGGGCCGACGGGGACCTGGCAGACGAG gatttcctctctgctgtggagGATGCAGAGAACCAGTTCATGGTCCCTGGGCGTTTGTCACCTGGCGGTGGCTCGGtcccccccagcctgcagcccctCCGCCCGCTGGGACCCCAGCtcggtcactgccctggtaaAACCCCCGGCCTGCGGCCGCTGGCCAGACAGGGGGAGCAGCCCGGGGGATGCCGGGGACCCCCGGCCGGGGCTGCAGCCCGCCAGGACGAGCTGGACAACGAGCTGTTCCTGGCCGCTTGCATGGAGCTGGAGGGCCCCGAGGCACCAGtgggggctggtgctgcccggCCGCCCCCCAGGCGCTGGGAGAAGCCCCCGGAGACACGCGCAGGGCAGGAGAGTCCCCCGGCACGGGCAGCCCCCAAGAAGCTGCGGGTAGGGGAGGAGCTGGTGTCCCCTGGCTGCGGTGGGggggagcacaggcaggaccccctgcctgccccacaggcagctcctgcttCCAGGCTGGTGCTGCGGCCCAGCACGGCCGGTGCTGGCCCCTCCGGGCTCCCCACCCCACTGGGAAAGCCAGGCGGCTCCTGGGcctccagccccactgccagGCGTCCAGCCCCGAGGCCTCTCCAAGTGTCTCCATGCCAGCTGggagccagcagctcctctgtggggctgcaggtgccccagctgctccccaccaATCCCCCGGCCTTGATGAGCTCCGTGGAGCCCCCACCAAGgcagccgccccggccccccctgggcagcctgcagaCACCGGTGGTCACCAACCACCTCGTGCAGCTGGTGACAGCGGCCAGCAAAGCACCCGGAGCTGCCCCCCGTCTGCCACCGCAGGGGAGCACTCGGCGGTTCCCAGGGCCCGCGGGGATCCTGCCCCAGCAG TGGGAAGCTCCCGGAGGAGATCCTTGTCTGCACCCCCCAAACGCCAGCTCACGGGGCTGTGGCGAAGCGGCAGTCGGAG GGATTGCCCAGCTCCTCACCACCCACAGAAGAGGATTTTGGGAAGGGGCCCTGGCTTGCCATGAagacagagctggggctggacgAGAGGGACCCTGGCTGCTTCCTCAGGACCTACAGTGTGGTCATGGTGCTGCGGAAG GCAGCCTTGAAGCAGCTCCCGAAGAACAAGGTCCCCAGCATGGCTGTGATGATCAAGATGCTGACCAGGACCAATGTCGATGCCGGTGCCGTGTTCAGGGACCCGACCG GAGAGATGCAGGGGACAGTGCATCGCctgctgctggaagagaggCAGAGCGAGCTCAGGCCCGGCTcagtgctgctcctgaagcAG GTCAGTGtcttctccccatcccaccgCAACCACTACCTCAACGTCACCCCCAACAACCTGCTCAGGATCTACCCACCAGAGCCCGAGAGCAGCTTCCTGCAGCCATTGCCAGCACAGCGGGAG GTCCAGGCTGGGCTGCTCCAGGACCACCCTGCACAGCTCCCCGGGGGTGTCCCTGCCCCTGGGGACTGGGGACAATCAGgaacaggcagctgcagcacagagcagtcTCCTGGGGGCTTCTCCCTGcatctgcagagccccaggCCCAGGCGAGATGA
- the HROB gene encoding homologous recombination OB-fold protein isoform X1, which translates to MAGHLQKLFGADGDLADEDFLSAVEDAENQFMVPGRLSPGGGSVPPSLQPLRPLGPQLGHCPGKTPGLRPLARQGEQPGGCRGPPAGAAARQDELDNELFLAACMELEGPEAPVGAGAARPPPRRWEKPPETRAGQESPPARAAPKKLRVGEELVSPGCGGGEHRQDPLPAPQAAPASRLVLRPSTAGAGPSGLPTPLGKPGGSWASSPTARRPAPRPLQVSPCQLGASSSSVGLQVPQLLPTNPPALMSSVEPPPRQPPRPPLGSLQTPVVTNHLVQLVTAASKAPGAAPRLPPQGSTRRFPGPAGILPQQHSGKLPEEILVCTPQTPAHGAVAKRQSEGLPSSSPPTEEDFGKGPWLAMKTELGLDERDPGCFLRTYSVVMVLRKAALKQLPKNKVPSMAVMIKMLTRTNVDAGAVFRDPTGEMQGTVHRLLLEERQSELRPGSVLLLKQVSVFSPSHRNHYLNVTPNNLLRIYPPEPESSFLQPLPAQREVQAGLLQDHPAQLPGGVPAPGDWGQSGTGSCSTEQSPGGFSLHLQSPRPRRDEPVGADGCDMGDDLDGLLGELPEDFFSAPAQADCC; encoded by the exons ATG gCCGGACACCTCCAGAAGCTGTTTGGGGCCGACGGGGACCTGGCAGACGAG gatttcctctctgctgtggagGATGCAGAGAACCAGTTCATGGTCCCTGGGCGTTTGTCACCTGGCGGTGGCTCGGtcccccccagcctgcagcccctCCGCCCGCTGGGACCCCAGCtcggtcactgccctggtaaAACCCCCGGCCTGCGGCCGCTGGCCAGACAGGGGGAGCAGCCCGGGGGATGCCGGGGACCCCCGGCCGGGGCTGCAGCCCGCCAGGACGAGCTGGACAACGAGCTGTTCCTGGCCGCTTGCATGGAGCTGGAGGGCCCCGAGGCACCAGtgggggctggtgctgcccggCCGCCCCCCAGGCGCTGGGAGAAGCCCCCGGAGACACGCGCAGGGCAGGAGAGTCCCCCGGCACGGGCAGCCCCCAAGAAGCTGCGGGTAGGGGAGGAGCTGGTGTCCCCTGGCTGCGGTGGGggggagcacaggcaggaccccctgcctgccccacaggcagctcctgcttCCAGGCTGGTGCTGCGGCCCAGCACGGCCGGTGCTGGCCCCTCCGGGCTCCCCACCCCACTGGGAAAGCCAGGCGGCTCCTGGGcctccagccccactgccagGCGTCCAGCCCCGAGGCCTCTCCAAGTGTCTCCATGCCAGCTGggagccagcagctcctctgtggggctgcaggtgccccagctgctccccaccaATCCCCCGGCCTTGATGAGCTCCGTGGAGCCCCCACCAAGgcagccgccccggccccccctgggcagcctgcagaCACCGGTGGTCACCAACCACCTCGTGCAGCTGGTGACAGCGGCCAGCAAAGCACCCGGAGCTGCCCCCCGTCTGCCACCGCAGGGGAGCACTCGGCGGTTCCCAGGGCCCGCGGGGATCCTGCCCCAGCAG CACAGTGGGAAGCTCCCGGAGGAGATCCTTGTCTGCACCCCCCAAACGCCAGCTCACGGGGCTGTGGCGAAGCGGCAGTCGGAG GGATTGCCCAGCTCCTCACCACCCACAGAAGAGGATTTTGGGAAGGGGCCCTGGCTTGCCATGAagacagagctggggctggacgAGAGGGACCCTGGCTGCTTCCTCAGGACCTACAGTGTGGTCATGGTGCTGCGGAAG GCAGCCTTGAAGCAGCTCCCGAAGAACAAGGTCCCCAGCATGGCTGTGATGATCAAGATGCTGACCAGGACCAATGTCGATGCCGGTGCCGTGTTCAGGGACCCGACCG GAGAGATGCAGGGGACAGTGCATCGCctgctgctggaagagaggCAGAGCGAGCTCAGGCCCGGCTcagtgctgctcctgaagcAG GTCAGTGtcttctccccatcccaccgCAACCACTACCTCAACGTCACCCCCAACAACCTGCTCAGGATCTACCCACCAGAGCCCGAGAGCAGCTTCCTGCAGCCATTGCCAGCACAGCGGGAG GTCCAGGCTGGGCTGCTCCAGGACCACCCTGCACAGCTCCCCGGGGGTGTCCCTGCCCCTGGGGACTGGGGACAATCAGgaacaggcagctgcagcacagagcagtcTCCTGGGGGCTTCTCCCTGcatctgcagagccccaggCCCAGGCGAGATGAGCCAGTGGGAGCTGACGGCTGTGACATGGGTG ATGACCTGGACGGGCTCCTGGGAGAGTTGCCTGAAGatttcttctctgctccagcccaAGCCGACTGCTGCTGA